One genomic region from Haloprofundus salinisoli encodes:
- a CDS encoding DUF7543 family protein, with product MGWTRTDPTDRLTEWKRDDGWATIRLRETGAGRWVVRLDRLEQAPEGRTYRRESVDTRERARELVEAWRETFGAPEP from the coding sequence ATGGGCTGGACGCGAACCGACCCGACGGACCGACTGACCGAGTGGAAACGCGACGACGGATGGGCGACGATCCGCCTGCGGGAGACGGGTGCGGGCCGGTGGGTCGTTCGCCTCGACCGACTCGAACAGGCACCGGAGGGCCGGACGTATCGCCGCGAGTCCGTCGACACCCGCGAGAGAGCGCGCGAACTCGTCGAAGCGTGGCGAGAGACGTTCGGCGCGCCGGAGCCGTGA
- a CDS encoding NAD(P)-dependent alcohol dehydrogenase, with amino-acid sequence MRTAVLSEDLQLQIEERGRPEPAADEVLVRMRSVGICGSDVHYYEHGRIGDYVVDSPLVLGHESAGEVVEVGSAVDDLRAGDRVTLEPGVPCERDDCEFCRADEYNLCPDVQFMATPPDDGAFAEYVAWPADYAYRLPESVSLQAGALIEPLSVGIHVCRRAGVGLGDAVYISGCGPIGLLAMEVARVAGAEPIIAADVLPSKLDRARERGATVVNVAEENPVDAVEEATGGRLADVVIEASGAGPAIENTLDVVRRGGTVVLVGLAADGVVPFDTNEIIDNELDLLGSFRYRHTYPTAIELLANEQVDVEGLVDFEMTLDDVDEAFRRVQAGETVKGMISFD; translated from the coding sequence ATGCGCACGGCCGTACTCTCCGAAGACCTTCAGTTACAGATAGAGGAGCGCGGACGCCCCGAACCCGCCGCCGACGAAGTGTTGGTTCGGATGCGCTCGGTCGGCATCTGCGGGTCGGACGTCCACTACTACGAACACGGACGCATCGGCGACTACGTCGTCGACTCGCCGCTGGTGCTCGGCCACGAGAGCGCCGGCGAGGTGGTCGAAGTCGGGTCGGCGGTCGACGACCTCCGCGCCGGCGACCGAGTGACGCTCGAACCGGGCGTCCCCTGTGAGCGCGACGACTGCGAGTTCTGCCGCGCGGACGAGTACAACCTCTGTCCGGACGTCCAGTTCATGGCGACGCCGCCGGACGACGGCGCGTTCGCCGAGTACGTCGCCTGGCCCGCCGACTACGCGTATCGACTCCCCGAGTCGGTGTCGCTGCAGGCGGGCGCACTCATCGAACCGCTGTCGGTCGGCATTCACGTCTGTCGTCGCGCGGGCGTCGGCCTCGGCGACGCCGTCTACATCTCCGGCTGCGGCCCCATCGGACTGTTGGCGATGGAAGTCGCGCGCGTCGCCGGCGCGGAGCCGATTATCGCCGCCGACGTCCTGCCCTCGAAACTCGATCGGGCGCGCGAACGCGGCGCGACGGTCGTGAACGTCGCCGAAGAGAATCCCGTCGACGCCGTCGAGGAGGCGACCGGCGGCCGCCTCGCCGACGTGGTCATCGAGGCGTCGGGCGCGGGGCCGGCCATCGAGAACACTCTCGACGTGGTTCGCCGCGGCGGCACCGTCGTCCTCGTCGGCCTCGCCGCCGACGGCGTCGTCCCGTTCGACACCAACGAGATCATCGACAACGAACTCGACCTGCTGGGCTCGTTCCGCTACCGCCACACCTACCCGACGGCCATCGAACTGCTGGCCAACGAGCAGGTCGACGTCGAGGGGCTCGTCGACTTCGAGATGACGCTCGACGACGTCGACGAGGCGTTCCGGCGCGTCCAAGCCGGCGAAACGGTGAAAGGAATGATTTCGTTCGACTGA
- a CDS encoding CBS domain-containing protein yields the protein MSGNAAVKEYMTREVSTVSPDDTVSDVARRIVESDGHNGFPVCNGRKVEGFVNARDILMADDDAPIFTVMTDDIIVAHPEMKLTDAARVILRSGIQKLPVVDDAGNLVGIISNTDVIRSQIERATPEKVGKLMRTLEQIHNVPVHEERRLVSISSLIPTQGRVYADELEGRRYELERGLAEPLVVIDNDGTLLLADGHHRVLAAARSEMDEMDAYVIVVDDVVELGMQRTAEKEGLSSIDDIDIVDYARHPLIETTKRLQ from the coding sequence ATGTCCGGGAACGCCGCGGTGAAAGAGTACATGACCCGCGAGGTGTCGACCGTCTCGCCGGACGACACCGTCTCCGACGTCGCGCGCCGAATCGTCGAGAGCGACGGCCACAACGGGTTCCCCGTCTGTAACGGCCGGAAGGTCGAAGGGTTCGTCAACGCCCGCGACATCCTGATGGCCGACGACGACGCGCCCATCTTCACCGTGATGACCGACGACATCATCGTCGCGCACCCGGAGATGAAACTCACCGACGCCGCTCGGGTCATCCTCCGGTCGGGCATCCAGAAACTGCCCGTCGTCGACGACGCAGGTAACCTCGTCGGCATCATCTCGAACACCGACGTGATTCGGAGTCAGATCGAGCGCGCGACGCCCGAGAAGGTGGGGAAACTGATGCGGACGCTCGAACAGATTCACAACGTGCCGGTTCACGAGGAACGCCGACTGGTCTCCATCTCGTCGCTCATCCCGACGCAGGGACGGGTCTACGCCGACGAACTCGAAGGTCGCCGGTACGAACTCGAACGCGGCCTCGCCGAACCGCTCGTCGTCATCGACAACGACGGGACGCTCCTCCTGGCCGACGGTCACCACCGCGTGCTCGCCGCCGCCCGCTCCGAGATGGACGAGATGGACGCCTACGTCATCGTCGTCGACGACGTGGTGGAGCTCGGGATGCAGCGCACCGCCGAGAAGGAGGGGCTCTCTTCTATCGACGACATCGACATTGTCGACTACGCCCGCCACCCGCTCATCGAGACGACGAAGCGATTACAGTAG